A genomic window from Bacillota bacterium includes:
- a CDS encoding ImmA/IrrE family metallo-endopeptidase, with protein sequence MKAAELIKEIESRLKELGARTREARSSVEVTQYLKFMSLFHHYSFHNTASIWLHCPHASQVAGYKTWQKLGRFVKKGERGIPIFAPCPVRRIALDEEDREREEQFVYFKVVYVFDVSQTDGAPLPEAPITASGDGRGLLPILEEIVKDKGIACEYRTLHGDHHGTSYGGRIEIDDRLDEAGKVSVITHELAHELLHRDPESAGLTREQKEIEAEAVAFAVCSHLGIETASANYLALWEVAPEKIIEAFQRIHRIVAEIIETVEAALAKVEKEGASR encoded by the coding sequence ATGAAGGCAGCTGAACTTATCAAAGAAATCGAATCTCGCTTGAAGGAGCTAGGGGCGAGGACCAGGGAAGCCAGGTCCTCAGTCGAAGTTACCCAGTATCTGAAATTCATGAGCCTTTTTCACCACTATAGCTTTCACAACACCGCCTCGATCTGGCTGCATTGCCCTCATGCCTCCCAGGTCGCAGGGTATAAGACCTGGCAGAAGCTCGGGAGGTTCGTCAAGAAGGGCGAGCGGGGCATACCCATCTTTGCACCTTGTCCGGTGAGAAGAATCGCACTGGATGAGGAGGACCGAGAGCGCGAGGAGCAGTTCGTATACTTCAAGGTAGTCTATGTCTTCGATGTAAGCCAGACAGATGGCGCCCCACTGCCTGAGGCACCCATAACGGCCTCTGGGGACGGTAGAGGATTACTACCTATTCTGGAAGAGATAGTAAAGGACAAGGGCATAGCCTGCGAGTACAGGACCCTCCATGGGGACCATCACGGCACAAGCTATGGCGGCAGGATCGAAATAGACGACAGGCTCGATGAAGCGGGGAAGGTGTCTGTAATCACACATGAGCTTGCCCATGAACTTTTGCACCGGGACCCTGAGAGCGCCGGCCTTACCAGAGAGCAGAAAGAGATAGAGGCCGAGGCGGTAGCGTTCGCGGTATGCTCGCACCTTGGAATAGAGACCGCATCCGCCAATTACCTGGCACTGTGGGAGGTTGCTCCAGAGAAGATCATCGAAGCATTCCAGCGGATCCATAGAATAGTCGCAGAGATCATCGAGACAGTCGAGGCCGCCCTGGCTAAGGTCGAAAAGGAAGGCGCCAGCCGGTGA
- the radC gene encoding DNA repair protein RadC gives MKKGFSLYSIKLVKSKAVPYDSTGVSINNASIAADVARLYYRGTDREIFSVLLLNTKNQLIGANIVSVGNLNSSLVHPREVFKPAILANAFEVILVHNHPSGDPTPSRADIEITRRMIQAGDLLDIKVVDHVIIAEDRYVSMREKGLIF, from the coding sequence ATGAAGAAAGGATTCTCGCTGTATTCCATTAAGCTCGTGAAGTCAAAGGCTGTTCCATATGATAGCACAGGGGTAAGCATCAACAACGCGTCAATAGCAGCAGATGTCGCACGACTATATTACAGAGGCACAGACCGAGAGATCTTTTCAGTCCTCCTTCTCAACACCAAGAACCAGCTCATAGGGGCAAACATAGTGAGCGTGGGGAACTTGAACTCAAGCCTGGTGCACCCGCGGGAGGTATTCAAGCCTGCGATATTGGCCAATGCGTTTGAGGTCATACTCGTCCATAACCACCCGAGCGGTGATCCCACGCCAAGTAGAGCGGATATAGAGATCACCAGGCGCATGATCCAGGCGGGAGACCTGCTGGACATAAAGGTCGTAGATCATGTCATAATTGCCGAGGATCGCTACGTCAGTATGCGAGAAAAAGGCCTGATATTCTAG